A window of the Xenopus laevis strain J_2021 chromosome 9_10L, Xenopus_laevis_v10.1, whole genome shotgun sequence genome harbors these coding sequences:
- the LOC108701130 gene encoding (E3-independent) E2 ubiquitin-conjugating enzyme UBE2O isoform X2: MGTTMLQRLENLTASTDQPALTSQHLPASTDQPAPTSQHHDGTTTDPNSVMMDFYSLIYDWILEPRGDDSELKLEDRSLVPRDVVRRMSTKDSQCGTVIDVNIDCVVKVVGTNCFLHPVNSKELHHIWPIMYGDYIAYDCWLGKVYDLKNQVVLKLSNGARCSMSTEDASKLYDVCPHASDSGLFFDDSYGFYPGQALIGPSKVFSSVQWLSGVKPVLSAKSKFRVGVEEVQVTELRVTWITKSFCLGGTDSMDPPPSVITQENLSRVKRLGSFDHTQRQLGERCLYIFPTKVEPTKILCESLEKDCLLGEVTVTRKQVDKLREKQIVKIISCTQDPSNPSELLKKNSSVPTTTEIPIGKVPEEDLVSGELERVPPEEPNIRECPTKDQPLGTFREIFQGLQLHSLEQEADDEAAGDTDDTSSVTSSASSTTSSQSGSGTGRKKSIPLSIRNLKRKHKKKKKSKVYKEFKYGDRVAVEIITTVTTADVLWQDGSVETNIRSNELVPIQHLDNNEFCPGDFVVDKRAHAAQDPSIYGVVQSGDHKGRTCVVKWIKLNSEGDDTEVVGEEEDVSVYDIVDHPDFRFRATDIVIRIGSSDPEAFPDASQPSVGQVARVDVSSKVEVIWADNSRTIVLPQHLYNVESELEESFYDSVDSSSSGASSDEWEDESDSWETDNGLTEEEFPRAAGEEAAATPNESTPAEPLQEPVPDEPEQSSASAAAADLGVLGIGANEKEGIVKSFKELKEAIKILESLKNMTVEQLLTGSPTSPTAEPEKFTREKKFLDDIKKLQENLKKTLDNVAIVDEEKMESAPESEKEEKAEAQTPVRSEWPSDTPVLCQQSGGKPGVIFTSAKGEVFSVLETAPESHAFKKLEFQAPEAKKFFSTVRKEMALLATSLPDGIMVKTFEDRMDLFSAFIKGSTRTPYEDGLFLFDMQLPNIYPTVPPLFRYLSQCSGKLNPNLYDNGKVCVSLLGTWIGKGTERWTSKSSLLQVLISIQGLILVNEPYYNEAGFDSDRGLQEGYENSRCYNEMALIRVVQSMTQLLRRPVEVFQQEICEHFKSNGWRLAHRIENWLETNSMVERGGELKNGQEHPCIVPYSPTEPECTPDPTLDSKDLDDSGCGATMSPGESQQLSDLESTSKGATGGGSLSEEPRGAAGGGQPSVKPKKRRKSYRSFLPDKRGYPDIGFPLFPLSKGFIKSIQGVLAQYRASLLEAGISEPRGGRLTLPL, translated from the exons ATGGGCACCACCATGTTGCAACGACTGGAGAACCTAACAGCCAGCACCGACCAACCAGCACTTACCAGCCAGCACTTACCAGCCAGCACCGACCAGCCAGCACCGACCAGCCAGCACCATGATGGTACAACAACA GATCCCAATTCCGTGATGATGGACTTTTATTCTCTTATTTATGACTGGATTTTAGAACCTAGAGGGGATGATTCTGAG TTAAAACTGGAAGACCGGTCACTGGTTCCCAGAGATGTTGTACGTAGGATGAGCACAAAG GACAGCCAATGCGGCACAGTGATCGATGTGAACATAGACTGCGTAGTGAAAGTGGTGGGGACCAACTGCTTCCTCCACCCGGTCAACAGCAAGGAGCTGCACCACATTTGG CCTATCATGTATGGGGATTACATTGCTTATGATTGCTGGCTGGGCAAAGTGTACGATCTGAAGAACCAGGTTGTCCTCAAGCTGTCCAACGGAGCCAG ATGTTCTATGAGCACCGAGGATGCATCCAAATTGTACGATGTCTGCCCCCATGCCAGCGACTCG GGGCTGTTCTTTGATGACTCTTATGGCTTTTATCCTGGTCAAGCACTAATTGGTCCCTCCAAGGTGTTCTCCAGTGTACAGTGGCTCTCTGGGGTCAAGCCAGTTCTGAGTGCCAAGAGCAAGTTTCGTGTGGGGGTGGAAGAG GTGCAGGTAACCGAACTACGAGTTACTTGGATTACAAAAAGTTTTTGTCTTGGGGGTACCGATTCCATGGATCCACCACCCTCTGTAATTACACAGGAGAACCTGTCTAG AGTGAAAAGACTGGGCTCCTTTGATCACACCCAGAGGCAGCTGGGAGAGAGGTGTCTGTATATCTTTCCGACTAAAGTGGAACCCACAAAAATTCTGTGTGAAAGTCTTGAGAAGGACTGCTTGCTGGGGGAGGTCACAGTCACCAGAAAG CAGGTGGACAAGCTACGGGAGAAGCAGATAGTCAAGATAATCTCATGTACCCAGGATCCTTCTAACCCTAGCGAACTCCTCAAAAAAAACTCCTCCGTACCAACAACCACTGAAATACCAATTGGGAAGGTACCAGAGGAAGACCTGGTCTCTGGTGAGCTGGAAAGAGTTCCCCCCGAGGAACCAAACATTCGGGAGTGCCCAACCAAAGATCAGCCTTTGGGCACCTTCCGGGAAATATTCCAGGGTCTCCAGCTGCATTCCTTAGAACAGGAAGCTGATGATGAAGCTGCAGGGGACACTGATGACACAAGTTCTGTGACTTCCTCTGCCAGCTCTACAACATCTTCCCAAAGTGGCAGTGGGACTGGGCGCAAGAAGAGCATTCCCCTGTCCATCCGAAATCTTAAGAGGAaacataagaagaagaaaaagagcaAAGTGTACAAAGAGTTCAAATATGGTGACAG AGTGGCTGTAGAGATTATAACTACTGTGACCACGGCTGATGTCCTGTGGCAAGATGGAAGTGTTGAGACCAACATCCGGTCAAATGAATTGGTGCCAATCCAGCATCTGGATAACAATGAGTTCTGCCCAGGCGACTTTGTAGTTGACAAGAGAG CCCATGCTGCCCAGGATCCCAGTATATATGGTGTGGTGCAGTCTGGGGATCACAAAGGACGTACTTGTGTGGTAAAATGGATTAAGCTCAATTCGGAAGGGGATGATACTGAA gtTGTTGGGGAAGAGGAGGATGTCAGCGTGTATGATATTGTTGACCATCCAGATTTCCGATTTAGAGCCACAGACATAGTGATCCGCATTGGCAGTTCTGATCCAGAAGCCTTCCCTGATGCCAGCCAG CCCTCTGTGGGACAGGTAGCTCGTGTGGATGTGAGTAGCAAGGTAGAAGTGATCTGGGCTGATAATTCCAGGACAATTGTCCTTCCACAG CATTTGTATAATGTGGAATCAGAGCTGGAGGAATCTTTTTATGACTCTGTGGACAGCAGCTCCAGTGGCGCATCATCTGATGAATGGGAGGATGAGAGCGacagctgggaaaccgacaatggACTGACAGAGGAGGAGTTCCCTCGGGCAGCAGGGGAGGAGGCTGCAGCTACACCGAATGAGAGCACCCCTGCAGAGCCGTTGCAAGAACCAGTGCCAGATGAGCCAGAACAAAGCTCTGCATCTGCTGCAGCAGCAGATCTGGGAGTTCTAGGGATCGGTGCGAACGAGAAGGAAGGAATTGTGAAGAGCTTTAAGGAACTGAAAGAAGCCATCAAAATTCTTGAGAGCCTAAAGAACATGACTGTAGAACAGCTGCTCACCGGCTCCCCAACCTCCCCCACAGCAGAGCCAGAGAAGTTTACCCgagaaaaaaagttcctggatgaTATAAAGAAGTTGCAAGAGAACCTCAAAAAAACCCTAGACAATGTGGCCATAGTGGACGAAGAAAAAATGGAGTCGGCACCCGAGTCTGAAAAGGAGGAGAAAGCTGAAGCACAGACGCCTGTCCGTTCAGAATGGCCCAGTGATACTCCTGTATTGTGCCAGCAGAGTGGTGGCAAACCTGGAGTTATCTTCACCAGCGCCAAAGGGGAAGTGTTCTCTGTGCTTGAAACTGCACCTG AGAGTCACGCCTTTAAGAAACTGGAGTTTCAAGCACCAGAAGCAAAGAAGTTCTTCAGTACCGTGCGCAAAGAGATGGCTCTTCTAGCTACTTCCCTTCCTGATGGCATTATGGTGAAGACCTTTGAAGACAGAATG GATCTGTTCTCTGCATTTATTAAAGGGTCAACACGCACCCCATATGAAGACGGCCTCTTTCTGTTCGACATGCAGCTTCCAAATATTTACCCGACAGTGCCCCCTCTGTTCCGTTACTTGTCTCAGTGCAGTGGGAAGCTAAACCCAAACCTCTATGACAATGGGAAAGTGTGCGTCAGCCTTCTGGGGACCTGGATAGGAAAG GGTACAGAGAGGTGGACCAGCAAGTCCAGTCTCCTTCAGGTGCTAATCTCTATTCAAG GCCTTATTTTAGTGAATGAGCCGTACTACAATGAAGCAGGTTTTGACAGTGACCGTGGCTTACAGGAAGGCTATGAGAACAGCCGATGTTACAATGAGATGGCACTTATTCGTGTAGTGCAGTCTATGACGCAGCTGCTAAGAAGACCAGTGGAGGTTTTCCAACAGGAGATCTGCGAGCACTTTAAGAGCAATGGTTGGCGCCTGGCCCATCGCATAGAGAACTGGTTAGAGACCAATTCAATGGTAGAAAGAGGAGGCGAGCTTAAAAATGGGCAGGAGCACCCTTGTATAGTGCCATACAGCCCTACTGAGCCCGAGTGCACCCCAGATCCAACTCTTGATTCCAAGGACCTGGATGATTCTGGATGTGGTGCCACCATGTCACCTGGGGAATCCCAGCAATTGTCTGACTTGGAAAGCACAAGCAAAGGCGCTACAGGGGGTGGTAGCCTCTCAGAAGAGCCAAGAGGAGCAGCTGGGGGTGGGCAGCCCAGTGTTAAACCAAAGAAGCGCAGAAAGAGCTATCGTAGCTTCCTCCCTGACAAACGAGGCTACCCTGATATTGGGTTTCCCCTCTTTCCCTTGTCCAAGGGCTTCATCAAGAGCATTCAGGGTGTTCTGGCTCAGTACAGAGCTTCCCTCTTGGAAGCAGGCATCTCAGAGCCTCGCGGAGGCAGACTGACACTACCATTATAA
- the LOC108701130 gene encoding (E3-independent) E2 ubiquitin-conjugating enzyme UBE2O isoform X1 — protein MADPSDTAPSSASPGPPAGDGSQRLLFSHDLVSGCYRNHTRFGLVRLIHGEDSDSEEEEDVLPGEDESATGGRKKAAGGTAGGAGSPGSEPQVSRFGPLKRGYVRVQWYPEGIKQDVRENKLKLEDRSLVPRDVVRRMSTKDSQCGTVIDVNIDCVVKVVGTNCFLHPVNSKELHHIWPIMYGDYIAYDCWLGKVYDLKNQVVLKLSNGARCSMSTEDASKLYDVCPHASDSGLFFDDSYGFYPGQALIGPSKVFSSVQWLSGVKPVLSAKSKFRVGVEEVQVTELRVTWITKSFCLGGTDSMDPPPSVITQENLSRVKRLGSFDHTQRQLGERCLYIFPTKVEPTKILCESLEKDCLLGEVTVTRKQVDKLREKQIVKIISCTQDPSNPSELLKKNSSVPTTTEIPIGKVPEEDLVSGELERVPPEEPNIRECPTKDQPLGTFREIFQGLQLHSLEQEADDEAAGDTDDTSSVTSSASSTTSSQSGSGTGRKKSIPLSIRNLKRKHKKKKKSKVYKEFKYGDRVAVEIITTVTTADVLWQDGSVETNIRSNELVPIQHLDNNEFCPGDFVVDKRAHAAQDPSIYGVVQSGDHKGRTCVVKWIKLNSEGDDTEVVGEEEDVSVYDIVDHPDFRFRATDIVIRIGSSDPEAFPDASQPSVGQVARVDVSSKVEVIWADNSRTIVLPQHLYNVESELEESFYDSVDSSSSGASSDEWEDESDSWETDNGLTEEEFPRAAGEEAAATPNESTPAEPLQEPVPDEPEQSSASAAAADLGVLGIGANEKEGIVKSFKELKEAIKILESLKNMTVEQLLTGSPTSPTAEPEKFTREKKFLDDIKKLQENLKKTLDNVAIVDEEKMESAPESEKEEKAEAQTPVRSEWPSDTPVLCQQSGGKPGVIFTSAKGEVFSVLETAPESHAFKKLEFQAPEAKKFFSTVRKEMALLATSLPDGIMVKTFEDRMDLFSAFIKGSTRTPYEDGLFLFDMQLPNIYPTVPPLFRYLSQCSGKLNPNLYDNGKVCVSLLGTWIGKGTERWTSKSSLLQVLISIQGLILVNEPYYNEAGFDSDRGLQEGYENSRCYNEMALIRVVQSMTQLLRRPVEVFQQEICEHFKSNGWRLAHRIENWLETNSMVERGGELKNGQEHPCIVPYSPTEPECTPDPTLDSKDLDDSGCGATMSPGESQQLSDLESTSKGATGGGSLSEEPRGAAGGGQPSVKPKKRRKSYRSFLPDKRGYPDIGFPLFPLSKGFIKSIQGVLAQYRASLLEAGISEPRGGRLTLPL, from the exons ATGGCGGACCCCTCGGACACAGCTCCATCCTCCGCCTCCCCAGGCCCCCCGGCTGGTGACGGTTCCCAGCGCCTCCTTTTCTCTCACGATCTGGTATCTGGCTGCTACCGGAACCACACCCGCTTCGGCCTAGTGCGCCTCATCCACGGAGAGGACTCAGACtctgaggaagaggaggatgtGCTGCCGGGAGAGGATGAGAGCGCTACTGGGGGTCGGAAGAAAGCAGCTGGTGGCACTGCGGGAGGAGCAGGGAGCCCAGGCTCGGAGCCTCAGGTCAGCAGGTTCGGCCCACTGAAGAGGGGCTATGTGCGTGTGCAGTGGTACCCAGAGGGCATCAAGCAGGACGTCAGGGAAAACAAG TTAAAACTGGAAGACCGGTCACTGGTTCCCAGAGATGTTGTACGTAGGATGAGCACAAAG GACAGCCAATGCGGCACAGTGATCGATGTGAACATAGACTGCGTAGTGAAAGTGGTGGGGACCAACTGCTTCCTCCACCCGGTCAACAGCAAGGAGCTGCACCACATTTGG CCTATCATGTATGGGGATTACATTGCTTATGATTGCTGGCTGGGCAAAGTGTACGATCTGAAGAACCAGGTTGTCCTCAAGCTGTCCAACGGAGCCAG ATGTTCTATGAGCACCGAGGATGCATCCAAATTGTACGATGTCTGCCCCCATGCCAGCGACTCG GGGCTGTTCTTTGATGACTCTTATGGCTTTTATCCTGGTCAAGCACTAATTGGTCCCTCCAAGGTGTTCTCCAGTGTACAGTGGCTCTCTGGGGTCAAGCCAGTTCTGAGTGCCAAGAGCAAGTTTCGTGTGGGGGTGGAAGAG GTGCAGGTAACCGAACTACGAGTTACTTGGATTACAAAAAGTTTTTGTCTTGGGGGTACCGATTCCATGGATCCACCACCCTCTGTAATTACACAGGAGAACCTGTCTAG AGTGAAAAGACTGGGCTCCTTTGATCACACCCAGAGGCAGCTGGGAGAGAGGTGTCTGTATATCTTTCCGACTAAAGTGGAACCCACAAAAATTCTGTGTGAAAGTCTTGAGAAGGACTGCTTGCTGGGGGAGGTCACAGTCACCAGAAAG CAGGTGGACAAGCTACGGGAGAAGCAGATAGTCAAGATAATCTCATGTACCCAGGATCCTTCTAACCCTAGCGAACTCCTCAAAAAAAACTCCTCCGTACCAACAACCACTGAAATACCAATTGGGAAGGTACCAGAGGAAGACCTGGTCTCTGGTGAGCTGGAAAGAGTTCCCCCCGAGGAACCAAACATTCGGGAGTGCCCAACCAAAGATCAGCCTTTGGGCACCTTCCGGGAAATATTCCAGGGTCTCCAGCTGCATTCCTTAGAACAGGAAGCTGATGATGAAGCTGCAGGGGACACTGATGACACAAGTTCTGTGACTTCCTCTGCCAGCTCTACAACATCTTCCCAAAGTGGCAGTGGGACTGGGCGCAAGAAGAGCATTCCCCTGTCCATCCGAAATCTTAAGAGGAaacataagaagaagaaaaagagcaAAGTGTACAAAGAGTTCAAATATGGTGACAG AGTGGCTGTAGAGATTATAACTACTGTGACCACGGCTGATGTCCTGTGGCAAGATGGAAGTGTTGAGACCAACATCCGGTCAAATGAATTGGTGCCAATCCAGCATCTGGATAACAATGAGTTCTGCCCAGGCGACTTTGTAGTTGACAAGAGAG CCCATGCTGCCCAGGATCCCAGTATATATGGTGTGGTGCAGTCTGGGGATCACAAAGGACGTACTTGTGTGGTAAAATGGATTAAGCTCAATTCGGAAGGGGATGATACTGAA gtTGTTGGGGAAGAGGAGGATGTCAGCGTGTATGATATTGTTGACCATCCAGATTTCCGATTTAGAGCCACAGACATAGTGATCCGCATTGGCAGTTCTGATCCAGAAGCCTTCCCTGATGCCAGCCAG CCCTCTGTGGGACAGGTAGCTCGTGTGGATGTGAGTAGCAAGGTAGAAGTGATCTGGGCTGATAATTCCAGGACAATTGTCCTTCCACAG CATTTGTATAATGTGGAATCAGAGCTGGAGGAATCTTTTTATGACTCTGTGGACAGCAGCTCCAGTGGCGCATCATCTGATGAATGGGAGGATGAGAGCGacagctgggaaaccgacaatggACTGACAGAGGAGGAGTTCCCTCGGGCAGCAGGGGAGGAGGCTGCAGCTACACCGAATGAGAGCACCCCTGCAGAGCCGTTGCAAGAACCAGTGCCAGATGAGCCAGAACAAAGCTCTGCATCTGCTGCAGCAGCAGATCTGGGAGTTCTAGGGATCGGTGCGAACGAGAAGGAAGGAATTGTGAAGAGCTTTAAGGAACTGAAAGAAGCCATCAAAATTCTTGAGAGCCTAAAGAACATGACTGTAGAACAGCTGCTCACCGGCTCCCCAACCTCCCCCACAGCAGAGCCAGAGAAGTTTACCCgagaaaaaaagttcctggatgaTATAAAGAAGTTGCAAGAGAACCTCAAAAAAACCCTAGACAATGTGGCCATAGTGGACGAAGAAAAAATGGAGTCGGCACCCGAGTCTGAAAAGGAGGAGAAAGCTGAAGCACAGACGCCTGTCCGTTCAGAATGGCCCAGTGATACTCCTGTATTGTGCCAGCAGAGTGGTGGCAAACCTGGAGTTATCTTCACCAGCGCCAAAGGGGAAGTGTTCTCTGTGCTTGAAACTGCACCTG AGAGTCACGCCTTTAAGAAACTGGAGTTTCAAGCACCAGAAGCAAAGAAGTTCTTCAGTACCGTGCGCAAAGAGATGGCTCTTCTAGCTACTTCCCTTCCTGATGGCATTATGGTGAAGACCTTTGAAGACAGAATG GATCTGTTCTCTGCATTTATTAAAGGGTCAACACGCACCCCATATGAAGACGGCCTCTTTCTGTTCGACATGCAGCTTCCAAATATTTACCCGACAGTGCCCCCTCTGTTCCGTTACTTGTCTCAGTGCAGTGGGAAGCTAAACCCAAACCTCTATGACAATGGGAAAGTGTGCGTCAGCCTTCTGGGGACCTGGATAGGAAAG GGTACAGAGAGGTGGACCAGCAAGTCCAGTCTCCTTCAGGTGCTAATCTCTATTCAAG GCCTTATTTTAGTGAATGAGCCGTACTACAATGAAGCAGGTTTTGACAGTGACCGTGGCTTACAGGAAGGCTATGAGAACAGCCGATGTTACAATGAGATGGCACTTATTCGTGTAGTGCAGTCTATGACGCAGCTGCTAAGAAGACCAGTGGAGGTTTTCCAACAGGAGATCTGCGAGCACTTTAAGAGCAATGGTTGGCGCCTGGCCCATCGCATAGAGAACTGGTTAGAGACCAATTCAATGGTAGAAAGAGGAGGCGAGCTTAAAAATGGGCAGGAGCACCCTTGTATAGTGCCATACAGCCCTACTGAGCCCGAGTGCACCCCAGATCCAACTCTTGATTCCAAGGACCTGGATGATTCTGGATGTGGTGCCACCATGTCACCTGGGGAATCCCAGCAATTGTCTGACTTGGAAAGCACAAGCAAAGGCGCTACAGGGGGTGGTAGCCTCTCAGAAGAGCCAAGAGGAGCAGCTGGGGGTGGGCAGCCCAGTGTTAAACCAAAGAAGCGCAGAAAGAGCTATCGTAGCTTCCTCCCTGACAAACGAGGCTACCCTGATATTGGGTTTCCCCTCTTTCCCTTGTCCAAGGGCTTCATCAAGAGCATTCAGGGTGTTCTGGCTCAGTACAGAGCTTCCCTCTTGGAAGCAGGCATCTCAGAGCCTCGCGGAGGCAGACTGACACTACCATTATAA
- the LOC108701130 gene encoding (E3-independent) E2 ubiquitin-conjugating enzyme UBE2O isoform X3 encodes MMDPNSVMMDFYSLIYDWILEPRGDDSELKLEDRSLVPRDVVRRMSTKDSQCGTVIDVNIDCVVKVVGTNCFLHPVNSKELHHIWPIMYGDYIAYDCWLGKVYDLKNQVVLKLSNGARCSMSTEDASKLYDVCPHASDSGLFFDDSYGFYPGQALIGPSKVFSSVQWLSGVKPVLSAKSKFRVGVEEVQVTELRVTWITKSFCLGGTDSMDPPPSVITQENLSRVKRLGSFDHTQRQLGERCLYIFPTKVEPTKILCESLEKDCLLGEVTVTRKQVDKLREKQIVKIISCTQDPSNPSELLKKNSSVPTTTEIPIGKVPEEDLVSGELERVPPEEPNIRECPTKDQPLGTFREIFQGLQLHSLEQEADDEAAGDTDDTSSVTSSASSTTSSQSGSGTGRKKSIPLSIRNLKRKHKKKKKSKVYKEFKYGDRVAVEIITTVTTADVLWQDGSVETNIRSNELVPIQHLDNNEFCPGDFVVDKRAHAAQDPSIYGVVQSGDHKGRTCVVKWIKLNSEGDDTEVVGEEEDVSVYDIVDHPDFRFRATDIVIRIGSSDPEAFPDASQPSVGQVARVDVSSKVEVIWADNSRTIVLPQHLYNVESELEESFYDSVDSSSSGASSDEWEDESDSWETDNGLTEEEFPRAAGEEAAATPNESTPAEPLQEPVPDEPEQSSASAAAADLGVLGIGANEKEGIVKSFKELKEAIKILESLKNMTVEQLLTGSPTSPTAEPEKFTREKKFLDDIKKLQENLKKTLDNVAIVDEEKMESAPESEKEEKAEAQTPVRSEWPSDTPVLCQQSGGKPGVIFTSAKGEVFSVLETAPESHAFKKLEFQAPEAKKFFSTVRKEMALLATSLPDGIMVKTFEDRMDLFSAFIKGSTRTPYEDGLFLFDMQLPNIYPTVPPLFRYLSQCSGKLNPNLYDNGKVCVSLLGTWIGKGTERWTSKSSLLQVLISIQGLILVNEPYYNEAGFDSDRGLQEGYENSRCYNEMALIRVVQSMTQLLRRPVEVFQQEICEHFKSNGWRLAHRIENWLETNSMVERGGELKNGQEHPCIVPYSPTEPECTPDPTLDSKDLDDSGCGATMSPGESQQLSDLESTSKGATGGGSLSEEPRGAAGGGQPSVKPKKRRKSYRSFLPDKRGYPDIGFPLFPLSKGFIKSIQGVLAQYRASLLEAGISEPRGGRLTLPL; translated from the exons ATGATG GATCCCAATTCCGTGATGATGGACTTTTATTCTCTTATTTATGACTGGATTTTAGAACCTAGAGGGGATGATTCTGAG TTAAAACTGGAAGACCGGTCACTGGTTCCCAGAGATGTTGTACGTAGGATGAGCACAAAG GACAGCCAATGCGGCACAGTGATCGATGTGAACATAGACTGCGTAGTGAAAGTGGTGGGGACCAACTGCTTCCTCCACCCGGTCAACAGCAAGGAGCTGCACCACATTTGG CCTATCATGTATGGGGATTACATTGCTTATGATTGCTGGCTGGGCAAAGTGTACGATCTGAAGAACCAGGTTGTCCTCAAGCTGTCCAACGGAGCCAG ATGTTCTATGAGCACCGAGGATGCATCCAAATTGTACGATGTCTGCCCCCATGCCAGCGACTCG GGGCTGTTCTTTGATGACTCTTATGGCTTTTATCCTGGTCAAGCACTAATTGGTCCCTCCAAGGTGTTCTCCAGTGTACAGTGGCTCTCTGGGGTCAAGCCAGTTCTGAGTGCCAAGAGCAAGTTTCGTGTGGGGGTGGAAGAG GTGCAGGTAACCGAACTACGAGTTACTTGGATTACAAAAAGTTTTTGTCTTGGGGGTACCGATTCCATGGATCCACCACCCTCTGTAATTACACAGGAGAACCTGTCTAG AGTGAAAAGACTGGGCTCCTTTGATCACACCCAGAGGCAGCTGGGAGAGAGGTGTCTGTATATCTTTCCGACTAAAGTGGAACCCACAAAAATTCTGTGTGAAAGTCTTGAGAAGGACTGCTTGCTGGGGGAGGTCACAGTCACCAGAAAG CAGGTGGACAAGCTACGGGAGAAGCAGATAGTCAAGATAATCTCATGTACCCAGGATCCTTCTAACCCTAGCGAACTCCTCAAAAAAAACTCCTCCGTACCAACAACCACTGAAATACCAATTGGGAAGGTACCAGAGGAAGACCTGGTCTCTGGTGAGCTGGAAAGAGTTCCCCCCGAGGAACCAAACATTCGGGAGTGCCCAACCAAAGATCAGCCTTTGGGCACCTTCCGGGAAATATTCCAGGGTCTCCAGCTGCATTCCTTAGAACAGGAAGCTGATGATGAAGCTGCAGGGGACACTGATGACACAAGTTCTGTGACTTCCTCTGCCAGCTCTACAACATCTTCCCAAAGTGGCAGTGGGACTGGGCGCAAGAAGAGCATTCCCCTGTCCATCCGAAATCTTAAGAGGAaacataagaagaagaaaaagagcaAAGTGTACAAAGAGTTCAAATATGGTGACAG AGTGGCTGTAGAGATTATAACTACTGTGACCACGGCTGATGTCCTGTGGCAAGATGGAAGTGTTGAGACCAACATCCGGTCAAATGAATTGGTGCCAATCCAGCATCTGGATAACAATGAGTTCTGCCCAGGCGACTTTGTAGTTGACAAGAGAG CCCATGCTGCCCAGGATCCCAGTATATATGGTGTGGTGCAGTCTGGGGATCACAAAGGACGTACTTGTGTGGTAAAATGGATTAAGCTCAATTCGGAAGGGGATGATACTGAA gtTGTTGGGGAAGAGGAGGATGTCAGCGTGTATGATATTGTTGACCATCCAGATTTCCGATTTAGAGCCACAGACATAGTGATCCGCATTGGCAGTTCTGATCCAGAAGCCTTCCCTGATGCCAGCCAG CCCTCTGTGGGACAGGTAGCTCGTGTGGATGTGAGTAGCAAGGTAGAAGTGATCTGGGCTGATAATTCCAGGACAATTGTCCTTCCACAG CATTTGTATAATGTGGAATCAGAGCTGGAGGAATCTTTTTATGACTCTGTGGACAGCAGCTCCAGTGGCGCATCATCTGATGAATGGGAGGATGAGAGCGacagctgggaaaccgacaatggACTGACAGAGGAGGAGTTCCCTCGGGCAGCAGGGGAGGAGGCTGCAGCTACACCGAATGAGAGCACCCCTGCAGAGCCGTTGCAAGAACCAGTGCCAGATGAGCCAGAACAAAGCTCTGCATCTGCTGCAGCAGCAGATCTGGGAGTTCTAGGGATCGGTGCGAACGAGAAGGAAGGAATTGTGAAGAGCTTTAAGGAACTGAAAGAAGCCATCAAAATTCTTGAGAGCCTAAAGAACATGACTGTAGAACAGCTGCTCACCGGCTCCCCAACCTCCCCCACAGCAGAGCCAGAGAAGTTTACCCgagaaaaaaagttcctggatgaTATAAAGAAGTTGCAAGAGAACCTCAAAAAAACCCTAGACAATGTGGCCATAGTGGACGAAGAAAAAATGGAGTCGGCACCCGAGTCTGAAAAGGAGGAGAAAGCTGAAGCACAGACGCCTGTCCGTTCAGAATGGCCCAGTGATACTCCTGTATTGTGCCAGCAGAGTGGTGGCAAACCTGGAGTTATCTTCACCAGCGCCAAAGGGGAAGTGTTCTCTGTGCTTGAAACTGCACCTG AGAGTCACGCCTTTAAGAAACTGGAGTTTCAAGCACCAGAAGCAAAGAAGTTCTTCAGTACCGTGCGCAAAGAGATGGCTCTTCTAGCTACTTCCCTTCCTGATGGCATTATGGTGAAGACCTTTGAAGACAGAATG GATCTGTTCTCTGCATTTATTAAAGGGTCAACACGCACCCCATATGAAGACGGCCTCTTTCTGTTCGACATGCAGCTTCCAAATATTTACCCGACAGTGCCCCCTCTGTTCCGTTACTTGTCTCAGTGCAGTGGGAAGCTAAACCCAAACCTCTATGACAATGGGAAAGTGTGCGTCAGCCTTCTGGGGACCTGGATAGGAAAG GGTACAGAGAGGTGGACCAGCAAGTCCAGTCTCCTTCAGGTGCTAATCTCTATTCAAG GCCTTATTTTAGTGAATGAGCCGTACTACAATGAAGCAGGTTTTGACAGTGACCGTGGCTTACAGGAAGGCTATGAGAACAGCCGATGTTACAATGAGATGGCACTTATTCGTGTAGTGCAGTCTATGACGCAGCTGCTAAGAAGACCAGTGGAGGTTTTCCAACAGGAGATCTGCGAGCACTTTAAGAGCAATGGTTGGCGCCTGGCCCATCGCATAGAGAACTGGTTAGAGACCAATTCAATGGTAGAAAGAGGAGGCGAGCTTAAAAATGGGCAGGAGCACCCTTGTATAGTGCCATACAGCCCTACTGAGCCCGAGTGCACCCCAGATCCAACTCTTGATTCCAAGGACCTGGATGATTCTGGATGTGGTGCCACCATGTCACCTGGGGAATCCCAGCAATTGTCTGACTTGGAAAGCACAAGCAAAGGCGCTACAGGGGGTGGTAGCCTCTCAGAAGAGCCAAGAGGAGCAGCTGGGGGTGGGCAGCCCAGTGTTAAACCAAAGAAGCGCAGAAAGAGCTATCGTAGCTTCCTCCCTGACAAACGAGGCTACCCTGATATTGGGTTTCCCCTCTTTCCCTTGTCCAAGGGCTTCATCAAGAGCATTCAGGGTGTTCTGGCTCAGTACAGAGCTTCCCTCTTGGAAGCAGGCATCTCAGAGCCTCGCGGAGGCAGACTGACACTACCATTATAA